Proteins from one Escherichia coli genomic window:
- the hslV gene encoding ATP-dependent protease subunit HslV — protein sequence MTTIVSVRRNGHVVIAGDGQATLGNTVMKGNVKKVRRLYNDKVIAGFAGGTADAFTLFELFERKLEMHQGHLVKAAVELAKDWRTDRMLRKLEALLAVADETASLIITGNGDVVQPENDLIAIGSGGPYAQAAARALLENTELSAREIAEKALDIAGDICIYTNHFHTIEELSYKA from the coding sequence GTGACAACTATAGTAAGCGTACGCCGTAACGGCCATGTGGTCATCGCTGGTGATGGTCAGGCCACGTTGGGCAATACCGTAATGAAAGGTAACGTGAAAAAGGTCCGCCGTCTGTACAACGACAAAGTCATCGCGGGCTTTGCGGGCGGTACTGCGGATGCTTTTACGCTGTTCGAACTGTTTGAACGTAAACTGGAAATGCATCAGGGCCATCTGGTCAAAGCCGCCGTTGAGCTGGCAAAAGACTGGCGTACCGATCGCATGTTACGCAAACTTGAAGCACTGCTGGCAGTCGCGGATGAAACTGCATCGCTTATCATCACCGGTAACGGTGACGTGGTGCAGCCAGAAAACGATCTTATTGCTATCGGCTCCGGCGGCCCTTACGCCCAGGCTGCGGCGCGCGCGCTGTTAGAAAACACTGAACTAAGCGCCCGTGAAATTGCTGAAAAGGCGTTGGATATTGCAGGCGACATTTGCATCTATACCAACCATTTCCACACCATCGAAGAATTAAGCTACAAAGCGTAA
- the hslU gene encoding HslU--HslV peptidase ATPase subunit, with translation MSEMTPREIVSELDKHIIGQDNAKRSVAIALRNRWRRMQLNEELRHEVTPKNILMIGPTGVGKTEIARRLAKLANAPFIKVEATKFTEVGYVGKEVDSIIRDLTDAAVKMVRVQAIEKNRYRAEELAEERILDVLIPPAKNNWGQTEQQQEPSAARQAFRKKLREGQLDDKEIEIDLAAAPMGVEIMAPPGMEEMTSQLQSMFQNLGGQKQKARKLKIKDAMKLLIEEEAAKLVNPEELKQDAIDAVEQHGIVFIDEIDKICKRGESSGPDVSREGVQRDLLPLVEGCTVSTKHGMVKTDHILFIASGAFQIAKPSDLIPELQGRLPIRVELQALTTSDFERILTEPNASITVQYKALMATEGVNIEFTDSGIKRIAEAAWQVNESTENIGARRLHTVLERLMEEISYDASDLSGQTITIDADYVSKHLDALVADEDLSRFIL, from the coding sequence ATGTCTGAAATGACCCCACGCGAAATCGTCAGCGAACTGGATAAGCACATCATCGGCCAGGATAACGCCAAGCGTTCCGTGGCGATTGCACTGCGTAACCGCTGGCGTCGCATGCAGCTTAACGAAGAGCTGCGCCATGAAGTGACCCCGAAAAATATCCTGATGATCGGCCCGACCGGTGTCGGTAAAACTGAAATCGCTCGTCGTCTGGCTAAGCTGGCGAATGCGCCGTTCATCAAAGTTGAAGCGACCAAATTCACCGAAGTGGGCTATGTAGGTAAGGAAGTGGATTCTATTATCCGCGATCTGACCGATGCCGCCGTGAAAATGGTACGCGTCCAGGCTATTGAGAAAAACCGTTATCGCGCTGAAGAACTGGCAGAAGAACGTATTCTCGACGTGCTGATCCCACCGGCTAAAAACAACTGGGGACAGACCGAACAACAGCAGGAACCGTCCGCTGCTCGTCAGGCATTCCGCAAAAAACTGCGTGAAGGCCAGCTCGATGACAAAGAAATCGAGATCGATCTTGCCGCAGCACCGATGGGCGTTGAAATTATGGCGCCTCCGGGAATGGAAGAGATGACCAGCCAGCTGCAGTCCATGTTCCAGAACCTGGGTGGTCAGAAACAAAAAGCGCGTAAGCTGAAAATCAAAGACGCCATGAAGCTGCTGATTGAAGAAGAAGCGGCGAAACTGGTGAATCCGGAAGAGCTGAAGCAAGACGCTATCGACGCCGTTGAACAGCACGGGATCGTGTTTATCGACGAAATCGACAAAATCTGTAAGCGCGGCGAGTCTTCCGGTCCGGATGTTTCTCGTGAAGGTGTTCAGCGTGACCTGCTGCCGCTGGTAGAAGGTTGCACCGTTTCCACCAAACACGGGATGGTCAAAACTGACCACATTCTGTTTATCGCTTCTGGCGCGTTCCAGATTGCGAAACCGTCTGACCTGATCCCGGAACTGCAAGGTCGTCTGCCAATCCGCGTTGAACTGCAGGCACTGACCACCAGCGACTTCGAGCGTATTCTGACCGAACCGAATGCCTCTATCACCGTGCAGTACAAAGCATTGATGGCGACTGAAGGCGTAAATATCGAGTTCACCGACTCCGGTATTAAGCGGATCGCGGAAGCAGCATGGCAGGTGAACGAATCTACCGAAAACATCGGTGCTCGTCGTTTACATACTGTTCTGGAGCGTTTAATGGAAGAGATTTCCTACGACGCCAGCGATTTAAGC